A region of Gemmatimonadota bacterium DNA encodes the following proteins:
- a CDS encoding GMC family oxidoreductase has translation MRRETYDAIVIGSGISGGWAAKELSEKGLSVLVLEAGRTLDPARDYLMNAPAFEMDFRYLGDIKRLNARQAVQKKCYACDEGAAQFFVDDIDNPYTTPEGKPFDWIRGRQLGGKSIMWGRQCYRWSDLDFEANLKDGHGADWPIRYRDIASWYDYVEGYAGISGEKLGLAHLPDGPFLPPMEMSCSEMFVRDGIAKKYGKARVLTVGRVANLSAAHNGRAACHYCGDCHRGCTTAAYFNSVQTTLVDALATGRCRIRPFSVVRSLAWDDAKGKVTGVQVVDGQTMQALDFQARIIFVCASALESTRILLNSKSRAHPNGLGGNSDVLGRNLMDHTMQSGASGNVAGFEDKKTFGNRPNGIYLPRFRNVTDQHPDFLRGYAYQGGGYRASEGWGRGVTTEGFGADFKRALKVPQYGGWRMSLGGFGECLPNPENRVTIDPQVVDKWGIPVLRIDMQWRDNERAIMKDAQVAAAEMLEAAGCTNVKTYDNMTPPGLTIHEMGTARMGKESKTSVLNKWNQVWEAKNVFVTDGAAMASSACQNPSITYMALTARAADYAVRALQRKEL, from the coding sequence ATGCGGCGCGAGACCTACGACGCGATCGTCATCGGCAGCGGCATCTCCGGTGGCTGGGCCGCAAAGGAGCTGAGCGAGAAGGGTCTCTCGGTCCTGGTGCTCGAGGCCGGCCGCACCCTCGACCCCGCGCGCGACTACCTGATGAACGCCCCCGCGTTCGAGATGGACTTTCGCTACCTCGGCGACATCAAGCGGCTCAACGCGCGTCAGGCGGTGCAGAAGAAGTGTTACGCCTGCGACGAGGGCGCCGCACAGTTCTTCGTCGACGACATCGACAACCCGTACACCACGCCGGAAGGGAAGCCGTTCGACTGGATCCGCGGCCGGCAACTCGGTGGCAAGTCGATCATGTGGGGCCGCCAGTGCTATCGCTGGAGCGACCTCGACTTCGAGGCGAATCTCAAGGACGGACACGGCGCCGACTGGCCGATCCGCTATCGCGACATTGCCTCGTGGTACGACTACGTCGAGGGCTACGCCGGAATCTCAGGCGAGAAGCTCGGCCTGGCGCATCTGCCCGACGGGCCGTTCCTCCCGCCGATGGAGATGTCCTGCTCGGAGATGTTCGTCCGCGACGGCATCGCGAAGAAGTACGGCAAGGCGCGCGTGCTCACGGTCGGACGCGTCGCCAACCTGAGCGCGGCGCACAACGGACGCGCGGCCTGCCACTACTGCGGCGACTGTCACCGCGGCTGCACCACGGCGGCGTACTTCAACTCGGTGCAGACGACGCTGGTCGACGCTCTCGCCACCGGCCGCTGCCGCATCCGTCCGTTCTCGGTGGTGCGCTCGCTGGCCTGGGATGACGCCAAGGGGAAGGTGACCGGCGTCCAGGTCGTCGATGGGCAGACGATGCAGGCGCTCGACTTCCAGGCGCGGATCATCTTCGTCTGCGCCTCGGCGCTCGAGTCGACCCGCATCCTGCTCAACTCGAAGAGCCGCGCCCATCCGAACGGTCTTGGCGGCAACAGCGATGTCCTGGGCCGCAACCTGATGGATCACACGATGCAGTCCGGCGCCAGCGGCAACGTTGCGGGCTTCGAAGACAAGAAGACCTTCGGGAACCGCCCCAACGGCATCTACCTCCCGCGCTTTCGCAACGTCACCGACCAACATCCCGACTTCCTCCGTGGCTACGCCTACCAGGGCGGCGGCTACCGCGCCTCCGAGGGTTGGGGCCGCGGCGTGACGACCGAGGGTTTCGGCGCCGACTTCAAGCGCGCCCTCAAGGTGCCGCAGTACGGTGGCTGGCGGATGAGCCTCGGCGGCTTCGGCGAGTGCCTGCCGAATCCGGAGAACCGGGTCACCATTGACCCGCAGGTCGTCGACAAGTGGGGCATTCCGGTGCTGCGGATCGACATGCAGTGGCGCGACAACGAGCGTGCGATCATGAAGGATGCGCAGGTGGCGGCTGCGGAGATGCTCGAGGCGGCCGGCTGCACGAACGTCAAGACGTACGACAACATGACGCCGCCGGGGCTCACCATCCACGAGATGGGGACGGCGCGGATGGGGAAGGAATCGAAGACGTCGGTGCTCAACAAGTGGAATCAGGTGTGGGAGGCGAAGAACGTATTCGTCACCGATGGTGCGGCGATGGCCTCGTCCGCGTGTCAGAATCCCTCGATCACGTACATGGCGCTGACGGCCCGTGCGGCCGACTACGCCGTTCGCGCGCTGCAGCGCAAGGAGTTGTGA